A single window of Micrococcaceae bacterium Sec5.1 DNA harbors:
- the ilvD gene encoding dihydroxy-acid dehydratase: protein MPALRSRTVTHGRNMAGARALLRASGVANTDIGKPIIAVANSFTEFVPGHTHLAPVGRIVSDAILAAGAVPREFNTIAVDDGIAMGHSGMLYSLPSRDLIADSVEYMVNAHCADALVCISNCDKITPGMLMAALRLNIPVVFVSGGPMEAGRVTLTDGSVRSLDLVNAIADAVDESISDEDINLIEENACPTCGSCSGMFTANSMNCLAEAIGLALPGNGSVLATHTARKALYEKAGATVVELVKRYYDGDDDSVLPRSIATAEAFDNAMALDISMGGSTNTILHLLAAAQEAGVDYGLEEMDAKSRQVPCLAKVAPNVAGDKTYYMEDVHRAGGIPALLGELNRGGLLHKNVHSVHSNDLDGWLDDWDIRGGKATEEAQALWHAAPGGVRSSTAFSQSNQWTSLDTDAEGGCIRSVEHAYSKDGGLAVLRGNVAVDGAVVKTAGVDESIWTFEGPAVVCESQDEAVEKILNKTIKEGDVVVIRYEGPRGGPGMQEMLYPTSFLKGRGLGKKCALITDGRFSGGTSGLSIGHISPEAASGGAIALVEDGDIISIDITQRSLQLEVSEEILAERREKLEVNGGYKPKDRERHVSPALRAYAAMALSADKGAVRDVSLVENL, encoded by the coding sequence ATGCCTGCACTTCGCTCCAGAACAGTTACCCACGGCCGCAACATGGCCGGCGCCCGCGCACTGCTGCGCGCCTCCGGCGTCGCCAACACGGACATCGGTAAGCCGATCATCGCCGTCGCCAACAGTTTCACCGAGTTCGTTCCCGGCCACACCCACCTTGCTCCCGTGGGCCGGATCGTCTCCGACGCGATCCTCGCCGCCGGTGCGGTGCCGCGCGAATTCAACACCATCGCCGTGGACGACGGCATCGCCATGGGCCACTCCGGCATGCTCTACTCCCTGCCTTCCCGCGACCTGATCGCGGACTCCGTTGAGTACATGGTCAACGCCCACTGCGCGGACGCCCTGGTCTGCATCTCCAACTGCGACAAGATCACCCCGGGCATGCTCATGGCCGCGCTGCGCTTGAACATCCCGGTAGTGTTCGTCTCCGGCGGTCCCATGGAGGCTGGCCGCGTGACCCTGACCGACGGCTCCGTGCGCTCCCTGGACCTGGTTAACGCGATTGCCGACGCCGTAGACGAATCCATCTCCGATGAAGACATCAACCTCATCGAAGAGAACGCTTGCCCCACCTGTGGTTCGTGCTCTGGCATGTTTACGGCCAACTCCATGAACTGCCTTGCCGAGGCCATCGGCCTGGCACTGCCGGGCAACGGCTCCGTGCTGGCGACCCACACCGCCCGCAAGGCGCTGTACGAGAAAGCCGGCGCCACCGTCGTCGAGCTCGTGAAGCGCTATTACGACGGCGACGACGACTCCGTTCTGCCGCGCTCCATCGCCACTGCCGAGGCCTTTGACAACGCCATGGCCCTGGACATCTCCATGGGCGGCTCCACCAACACGATCCTCCACCTGCTGGCCGCAGCCCAGGAAGCGGGCGTGGACTACGGCCTGGAAGAGATGGACGCCAAGTCCCGCCAGGTTCCCTGCCTGGCCAAGGTGGCCCCGAACGTCGCCGGAGACAAGACCTATTACATGGAAGACGTGCACCGCGCCGGCGGCATCCCCGCGCTGCTGGGTGAGCTCAACCGCGGTGGCCTCCTGCACAAGAACGTCCACTCGGTGCACTCCAACGACCTGGATGGCTGGCTGGACGACTGGGACATCCGCGGGGGCAAGGCCACGGAAGAGGCGCAGGCGTTGTGGCATGCAGCTCCCGGTGGCGTGCGTTCCTCCACCGCGTTCTCTCAGTCAAACCAGTGGACCTCCCTGGACACCGATGCCGAGGGTGGCTGCATCCGTTCGGTGGAGCACGCGTACTCCAAGGACGGCGGTCTGGCTGTACTGCGCGGCAACGTAGCAGTGGACGGCGCCGTGGTGAAGACCGCAGGCGTGGACGAGTCCATCTGGACCTTCGAAGGCCCAGCAGTTGTGTGCGAGTCACAGGACGAAGCTGTGGAAAAGATCCTGAACAAGACCATCAAGGAAGGCGACGTGGTGGTCATCCGCTACGAAGGCCCCCGAGGCGGACCGGGTATGCAGGAAATGCTGTATCCCACCTCGTTCTTGAAGGGGCGCGGCCTGGGCAAGAAGTGCGCCCTCATCACGGACGGCCGCTTCTCCGGCGGCACGTCCGGACTGTCGATCGGGCACATCTCCCCGGAGGCTGCCTCCGGCGGCGCCATCGCCCTGGTGGAGGACGGTGACATTATCAGCATCGACATCACGCAGCGCTCCCTCCAGTTGGAGGTGTCGGAGGAGATTCTCGCCGAACGCCGGGAAAAGCTCGAAGTCAACGGCGGCTACAAGCCTAAGGATCGCGAGCGCCACGTTTCGCCGGCGCTGCGCGCCTACGCCGCCATGGCACTGTCCGCGGACAAGGGAGCCGTGCGCGACGTCTCATTGGTGGAGAACCTCTAG
- a CDS encoding thiamine pyrophosphate-requiring protein — MAERTVSDLIVERLQAWGVDRVFGYSGDGINGFMGALRRAQDAVEFVQARHEEAAAFMAVGHGKYTGGVGVVTSTQGPGAIHLLNGLYDAKMDGVPVVAIIGQQSTTVLGSAYMQEIDLLTVFKDVAAQFAQLASSPEQVPMLLDRAFRTALETKSPCVVIIPHDIQSAQAPELEHEHGIVVTAPVWHPARVMPREEDLDAAVEILSKGERVAFLVGQGARGARTEVQALAEKLQAGITTSLLGKPYVDESLPFAAGTMGHLGTTASSYLLNNCDTLLIIGSNDPWTEFYPKPGTAKAVQIDIDGRKIGNRYPVEVGLVGDAAETLDQLTQRLGQQPNQAESARAQWRSDVETQVRAWRHLSEERANIPANPVNPELVVRELNGRLPDNAQLSIDVGSCVYWYARQLTLPAGVPAHLSGTLASMGCAIPYGLAAKLAYPDRPLVALAGDGGMQMLGIAELITVAHRWRSWADPRFVVCVFNNRDLAEVSWEQRENEAEPRFNASQEIPDFPYAAYAELLGLAGIRVEDPAKLGDAWDYAFSLDRPAVLEVLTDPDIPLLPPFPAGEKKLEDMRSALAAEGADGERARKLLDSYAEMESQ, encoded by the coding sequence ATGGCCGAGCGAACAGTTTCGGATCTCATCGTGGAACGCCTTCAAGCGTGGGGCGTAGACAGAGTTTTCGGCTACAGCGGCGACGGCATCAACGGTTTCATGGGCGCGCTCCGCAGAGCACAGGATGCCGTGGAATTCGTGCAGGCAAGGCACGAAGAAGCAGCCGCCTTCATGGCCGTGGGGCACGGAAAGTACACCGGGGGCGTCGGGGTGGTGACATCGACGCAAGGTCCTGGCGCTATCCACCTGCTCAACGGACTCTACGACGCCAAGATGGACGGCGTTCCAGTGGTGGCCATCATTGGCCAGCAAAGCACCACCGTCCTGGGCTCGGCCTACATGCAGGAAATCGACCTGCTAACCGTCTTTAAGGACGTTGCTGCGCAGTTCGCACAGCTCGCCAGCTCACCAGAACAGGTTCCCATGCTCCTGGATCGGGCGTTCCGTACAGCCCTGGAGACCAAGTCCCCGTGCGTCGTGATCATCCCGCACGACATCCAATCCGCCCAGGCTCCCGAACTTGAACATGAGCACGGAATCGTTGTCACGGCCCCGGTATGGCACCCCGCACGGGTGATGCCGCGGGAGGAAGACCTGGATGCCGCCGTCGAGATCCTTTCCAAAGGTGAGCGGGTAGCCTTCCTGGTGGGCCAGGGAGCCCGCGGTGCCCGGACCGAGGTCCAAGCGCTGGCCGAAAAGCTGCAGGCCGGCATCACCACCAGCCTGCTGGGGAAGCCGTACGTCGACGAATCGCTCCCCTTCGCTGCCGGCACCATGGGCCACCTCGGCACTACTGCGAGTTCCTATCTCCTGAACAACTGCGACACCCTGCTGATTATCGGCTCGAACGATCCCTGGACGGAGTTCTACCCGAAACCTGGAACTGCCAAAGCTGTCCAGATCGACATTGATGGGCGGAAGATCGGCAACCGCTACCCGGTGGAGGTCGGGTTGGTGGGCGACGCCGCAGAGACACTGGACCAGCTCACCCAGCGGCTCGGTCAGCAGCCCAACCAGGCGGAAAGCGCACGCGCCCAGTGGCGTTCCGACGTCGAAACCCAGGTCCGCGCCTGGCGTCACCTTTCAGAGGAACGCGCAAACATACCCGCCAATCCCGTGAACCCGGAACTCGTGGTCCGCGAACTCAATGGCAGGCTTCCGGACAACGCACAGTTGAGTATCGACGTCGGCAGTTGCGTTTACTGGTACGCACGCCAGCTGACCCTCCCGGCGGGAGTCCCGGCCCATCTGAGCGGCACGCTCGCCAGCATGGGCTGCGCGATTCCCTACGGTCTGGCTGCCAAACTTGCCTACCCGGACCGGCCTCTGGTGGCACTTGCCGGCGATGGCGGGATGCAGATGCTGGGTATCGCCGAGCTGATCACCGTGGCGCATCGTTGGCGCAGCTGGGCGGATCCCAGGTTCGTGGTGTGCGTTTTCAACAACCGCGACCTTGCTGAGGTCTCCTGGGAGCAGCGCGAAAACGAGGCCGAACCGCGCTTCAATGCCAGCCAGGAGATCCCGGACTTTCCTTATGCCGCCTATGCGGAGCTGCTGGGCTTGGCCGGAATACGCGTGGAGGACCCGGCCAAGCTCGGCGACGCGTGGGATTACGCGTTCTCGCTGGACCGCCCTGCAGTCCTGGAGGTCCTGACAGATCCGGACATCCCGCTGCTCCCGCCCTTCCCTGCCGGGGAAAAGAAACTCGAAGACATGCGGTCCGCGCTGGCAGCTGAAGGCGCCGACGGCGAGCGGGCCCGGAAGTTACTGGACAGTTATGCGGAGATGGAGTCCCAATGA
- a CDS encoding helix-turn-helix transcriptional regulator has translation MKDERRKELGLFLRTRRNQALRSDYGLPPVGRSRERGLRREEIAFLSGVSVTWYTWLEQGRDISPSRQVLEAVARTLHLSDTGLSYVLSLGGYSSSPPAGPVAADAPAHVQRLLDALDPNPSYALSPDWGIAGWNRAYEALYPNIGTFDAADRNLLWLVFTDPYIRDLLPDWEVTSKRFLAEFRAETGQRLGDPDVEFQVERLKQASPEFQESWDRYDILGFESRERLFHHPAVGVLQMEHHQVSPSDRPDLHIVVYTPAPGSDAGEQMQRLMVSGL, from the coding sequence GTGAAAGATGAGAGGCGCAAGGAACTGGGACTCTTCCTCAGGACCCGCCGAAACCAAGCCCTGCGTTCTGACTACGGACTTCCTCCGGTGGGGCGGAGCCGGGAGCGCGGCCTCCGCCGGGAAGAGATCGCATTCCTGTCGGGAGTCAGCGTCACTTGGTACACCTGGCTTGAGCAAGGCCGGGATATCAGCCCTTCCCGGCAGGTGCTGGAGGCCGTAGCCCGCACACTGCATTTATCCGATACGGGGCTTAGCTACGTTCTGTCCTTGGGCGGCTATTCGTCCTCCCCTCCTGCCGGTCCCGTCGCGGCCGATGCACCTGCTCACGTGCAGCGGCTTTTGGATGCCCTGGATCCCAACCCTTCCTACGCGCTTTCCCCGGACTGGGGCATCGCCGGCTGGAATCGCGCTTATGAGGCGCTGTACCCAAACATCGGTACCTTCGACGCCGCCGACAGGAACCTGCTGTGGCTTGTCTTCACCGACCCCTACATCCGCGATCTGCTTCCCGATTGGGAGGTCACCAGCAAGCGGTTCCTTGCCGAGTTCCGGGCAGAGACGGGGCAACGCTTGGGCGATCCCGATGTTGAGTTCCAAGTTGAACGGCTCAAGCAAGCCAGCCCGGAGTTCCAGGAAAGCTGGGACCGCTACGACATCCTGGGCTTCGAGTCCCGGGAACGGCTCTTCCATCACCCTGCCGTGGGCGTACTGCAGATGGAGCACCACCAGGTCTCGCCGTCGGACAGGCCCGACCTCCACATCGTGGTCTACACACCGGCGCCCGGGAGCGACGCAGGCGAACAGATGCAGCGGCTGATGGTGAGTGGCCTGTAG
- a CDS encoding cation transporter — MAASEKRDKPGSTLLTVAIAFAANALVAAAKSVAAVITGSASMTAEAAHSWADTGNQVFLFVAERRSRRPRDDSHPMGYGREAYVWSMFAAFGLFTAGAVVSIMHGIQQIITPEPASDFLVAYVVLAVAFVLEGVSFVQAFRQTRKMAQQLERNTLKQVLISSDPTLRAVFAEDAAALIGLVVAFAGVFLHQVTGSAVLDAVGSIIVGVLLAVVAVVLIDRNRRFLVGQGVTPDIERSIARRVLEHRDIARLTYLHVEFVGPRKLYVVAAVDLQGDHPEHQVAVALRRIERELEDHETVEEAVLTLATPDETPWAVT, encoded by the coding sequence ATGGCGGCATCCGAGAAGCGCGATAAGCCCGGTTCCACACTGCTGACCGTTGCCATTGCCTTTGCGGCGAACGCCCTCGTTGCGGCGGCCAAATCGGTGGCTGCCGTCATCACCGGATCTGCTTCCATGACTGCCGAAGCCGCACATTCTTGGGCGGACACCGGCAACCAGGTATTCCTCTTCGTGGCGGAACGGCGCTCCCGGCGCCCTCGGGACGACAGCCATCCGATGGGTTATGGCCGGGAAGCATATGTCTGGTCCATGTTTGCCGCTTTCGGGCTGTTCACCGCTGGCGCAGTGGTGTCCATAATGCACGGCATCCAGCAGATCATCACGCCGGAGCCCGCTTCGGACTTCCTGGTGGCATACGTGGTGCTGGCCGTGGCCTTTGTCCTGGAAGGAGTTTCCTTTGTCCAGGCCTTCCGCCAGACCAGGAAGATGGCCCAACAACTGGAGCGGAACACCCTGAAGCAGGTCCTTATCAGCTCTGATCCCACTTTGCGGGCCGTGTTCGCAGAGGATGCTGCTGCACTGATCGGCCTGGTGGTTGCGTTTGCCGGTGTGTTCCTGCACCAGGTCACTGGTTCGGCCGTGCTGGACGCCGTAGGCTCGATCATCGTGGGTGTTCTGCTGGCGGTTGTTGCCGTTGTGCTGATCGATCGCAACCGACGCTTCCTGGTGGGCCAAGGTGTAACGCCGGACATTGAACGTTCCATCGCCCGCCGCGTGCTCGAACACAGGGATATTGCCCGCCTCACCTACCTCCATGTGGAGTTCGTCGGCCCCCGCAAACTGTACGTCGTGGCCGCCGTCGACCTTCAGGGTGACCACCCGGAACACCAAGTGGCAGTTGCTTTGCGTCGAATCGAGCGTGAGCTGGAGGACCATGAAACGGTGGAGGAAGCCGTGCTGACGCTGGCTACTCCGGATGAAACCCCCTGGGCGGTGACTTAA